The Nitrospiraceae bacterium DNA window GTTCGAACAAGCCGACGGCGGGACCCTGTTCTTGGATGAAATCGGCGATATGAGCTTGAACACGCAGGCCAAAGTCCTGCGAGCGCTGCAGGAACAGCAGTTTACTCGGGTGGGCGGAACCAAGCTGATGAAGGTGGATGTACGGGTTCTGGCGGCGTCCAACAAGGACCTGATGAAAGAAATCGAGAAGGGGACGTTTCGCGACGATCTGTTCTATCGACTGAACGTCGTGCCGATCGTCGTACCCCCGCTTCGTGAACGTCGAGAGGATATTCCTCTCCTCGTCCGTCATTTCATGAAAGTGCACTCGGAGGAACAGGGGTTGCGCTCTAGAGACGTCTCACCCGAAGCGATGGCGCTGTTCCAGCAATACGATTGGCCCGGAAATATCCGAGAACTCGGAAACCTCGTCGAGCGTCTGATGATCATGGTACCGGGTAATGTCATCGATGCAACGCAGGCGAGTCTCGCGCTACAGGTTCGTCCTGCCGCCACGCCATCTCAGCAGCCCGTGGCGACAACCAGCCCGATCCTGTCACACGCGTACGATTCTCTTCGCGACGCGCGCAACGCCTTTGAGAAGGAATATATCGGCCGCAAGCTGCGCGAACACCACTGGAATATTTCACGCACCGCCGAAGACTTGAAGATCGAGCGGAGCCACCTCCATCGGAAGATTAAGTTGCTGGATGTGGAGATGCGTCCGGAAGTCTGAGCTGCTTTCGCTTGAACGCCAGAGCCGTAAGGTTCGAGAACGAACGGATGTAGTTCGGCGGTTTTTGATTTGCCCTTCGTAAAAGAGATTTGACATTAAGCTCTTTAAAGTTTGTACCCGCAACATCTGTTGACCATGGTCATAGCCCCCCACTAAGATACGCGACTCTATGACCACCTACCGTGATGCGGGAGTCGATATTGACGCAGGCGATGAATTCGTCGACCGTATCAAACCGCTGGTCCGTTCGACGTTTCGCCCCGAAGTCCTGACAGAGCTCGGTGGATTCGGCGGGCTCTTTCGACTCCAAGCCAAAAAATACGAGGATCCCGTCTTGGTCTCTGGAACAGACGGCGTCGGCACGAAATTGAAGGTCGCGTTCGCGATGGATTGCCATGAGACGGTCGGGATCGACCTCGTGGCGATGTGTGTCAATGACATCGCGGTCAGCGGAGCCGAGCCGCTGTTCTTTCTCGATTATTTTGCGACCGGCAAGTTGACAGCTCCCAAAGCCGAAGCAGTCTTGAAGGGAATTGCCGAAGGTTGTCGTCAGGCCGGGTGCGCCTTGATCGGTGGAGAAACGGCCGAGATGCCGTCGATGTATGCGGACGGGGAGTATGATCTGGCAGGGTTCGCGGTGGGAGTCGTCGACCGGTCCAAGATCATTGATGGCCGTACGATCGCTCCCGGTGACGTCTTGATCGGGCTCGCCTCGACCGGTCTCCATAGCAATGGCTATTCGCTGGCGCGCCGCGTTCTATTCGAGCAGGCAAACCTCACGGTGACCAGTCGGGTGCCTGAGCTGGATCGACCGCTCGGAGACGTTTTGCTGACTCCCACCCGCATCTATGCCAAGCAAATCCTGACCTTGATTCAAGAACACTCCATCAAAGGCATTGCCCATATTACCGGTGGCGGGATTACGGAGAATCTCCCGCGAGTGTTGCCGCCCGGCGTGCGCGCTCAAGTCCGGCGCAGCGCGTGGGACGCGCCGCCCATTTTCGGCGTGATCGCCGAATTGGGCGCTGTCGCACGAGATGAGATGTATCGTGTATTTAATATGGGGATTGGGTTGATCCTGGTGGTGCCGCCCGATGCAGCCGATGCCGTCATGCATCACGCCACTGCGTCGGGAGACAAGGGATTTCGCATCGGAAGTATCGTGTCGGCGAACGATGGAGGACCGCTGGTGGAGTATGTCGAGTAAACGAGCAACTCCGCTCCGTGTGGCAGTACTTGCATCGGGTCGCGGATCAAACCTTCAGGCGGTCATTGATGCGATCGAAGCCAAACAGGTCAATACACGCATCGTGGCTGTGATCACCAATAAGCAGGATGCTCAGGCGCTGGAACGGGCGAGGAAACATGGCCTTAATGGCCTCTTCGTGGATCCAAAACCATTTGTCGGACGGCCTGATAGTCGTGAGGCCTACGATCTGAAGCTCCTTGAAATCCTACGCCAGCATGACACCGAACTGGTGTTGCTGGCCGGATACATGAAAATCGTGACAGCGGTTCTGGTCAAGGCCTATGCGAATCGGATGATGAACATCCATCCGTCACTCCTGCCGTCGTTTCCAGGGCTCGATGTACAGAAAAAAACGATCGATTGGGGCTGCAAGCTCGCTGGCTGCACGGTGCATTTTGTGACTGAAGGAGTTGATGAGGGACCGATCATTCTGCAGGCGGCGGTCCCAGTTCTTGATCACGATACGCCGGAGACGCTCGCAACGAGGATTCTCGAGCAAGAGCACAAGATCTATCCGCGGGCGGTCCAGCTCTTCGCCGAAGGACGTCTTCACGTTGATGGTCGGAGGGTATTGATCGACGACGCGAAGCCAGACGGACAAGCCATTATCAGCCCGGCATGATGCAGATCTAAATTATGGCATCCGACCTTGAAATCGTTGAAGAGCAAGTCCGCATGAACCGCCTGCGGGCAACAGTGGATATGGCAGCTTTCTGCCTTCGTGGTGTGTCCCTGAGCCGTGAAGAAGCGACGGACGTAATCGAGCACACCCGCAGGGAAGTCTTGAAACTCTGCCCGGGGAAGGAGGATGTCTTCGATCTTGTCCTGCGGCCACGGTTCATACGGATTCTGGATGCGCGCGCGATGACGGAGTGGGGCGTGTTGGATGCCGAAAATTAGCGCACAGGAGTGGAGCCTAAGAGGGCACTTGTGTATAATGTAGCAGATTTGAGACGGCTCCGAGCGTCAGTCGTTCCTCCCCGTCTCCTGTGCGGACTGAATGCCTGTGGCGATGTTGCCCAGCAAGACCCGCAGTTAAACTGAATCGGCGCTCGGAGCTTCTTGTCTTGATTTGGCTGTTCCGGTCTTTCCGACCATTGGCCATAAGCCGGGCGCCTATATCTCCACCAGGTGGGGGGCTAGCTCAGTTGGGAGAGCACGACGTTCGCAACGTCGGGGTCGCGGGTTCAACTCCCGTGCCCTCCACCATTTTTTGAGCACTCTAAACCTCTGCATCCCTCGCGCTTAGCGCGAACGCCTCACCGCTATCATAATCCTCTCTCGGCACGACGACACGCTTGTCGATTTCTCAGCGACTTTGACTTATCCTGGGACCGATTCATAGACAATAGGGTCTGATCTCTCTCATTCAGGGTCTTCTATATGAATGCCAGCCGGCAGCGTTATCAGACCCGTTGGGTTTCGAGCCTCCTGGACGCTCAGGTGCGCTTCGAGGAGTGATTGCTAATGGGCTGGCACTCCCTCCTCGCTATAGCGGCTGGCGTACCAATCGGTTTCCAGCTCGGGATGACTGGAACTGGGGGAGCCCTTCTTGCGGTCCCGCTGCTGGTGTATGTCGTCGGTGTGTCCGTCCAACAGGCCGCCGCGATGTCGCTCGTGGTTGTTGCCGTATCGTCCCTGTTTGGTGCCTGGGAGCACGCTCGGGCTCGCCAAGTGAAAATCAACGTCACGCTGGCTTTCACGTGGACGGGAATGCTCGGGGCGTGGGGAGGAGCCTATGGGCACCACTTCATCCCGGAAGAAATCCTTCTCATAGCCTTCGGGTTCCTGCTGTTGCTTGCACGGTGGTCGATCATACGGCAAGCCGAGATCCTTTCAGGTACGGAGGCACAGAGTACCTGTGCCGAGGATTTTCCAAGGAGATGCTTGCTGAAGGCCTCAGGAATCGGACTGGTCGTGGGTATGCTGAATGGATTTTTCGGGGTCGATGGGGGATTCATGATTGTCGCAGCCTTAGTATTGACGTTGGGGTTCCTTCCCCGATTGGCTATTGGGACCTCACTTTCCATCATCGCCCCGATTGCGCTCGCAGGAATTCTGGGCCATTTGGAGTTCGGGATTCTCGATCTGCAACTAACGGGGTTGGTGCTCTTGGGCAGTGTAGTCGGTCTGTTACTCGGGGTTAGGCTTGGCCAGTTCGCATCTCCGAGGATCACGAGCCGAGTGGCGGCATCCATCACCGCCAGTATCGCGCTCGCACTCATCCTGCTCAATACAGCAAAGCTGGCAGGACTCTATTGACCTATCGACCGACGCGATCGTAAGAGACAGCACACCCATTCGGATGGCACAAACAGTTCATTTTGAGCCGCAGAGGTG harbors:
- a CDS encoding sigma-54 dependent transcriptional regulator; its protein translation is MSASILVVDDEESILFSLSNILEDEGYHVAVGKSGADALRAYTTDPPDLMLLDIWMPEMDGLETLRRVRELVPTAQVMMMSGHGSIETAVKAIKLGAYDYIEKPLSLENVTLRVKHALDQYRLEQENQSLRTRVQRKFELVGQSPAMQQLRQLIETAGPTNSRVLIGGENGTGKELVARAIHEHSARAEKPFVAVNCAAIPETLIESELFGHEKGSFSGATSMKRGQFEQADGGTLFLDEIGDMSLNTQAKVLRALQEQQFTRVGGTKLMKVDVRVLAASNKDLMKEIEKGTFRDDLFYRLNVVPIVVPPLRERREDIPLLVRHFMKVHSEEQGLRSRDVSPEAMALFQQYDWPGNIRELGNLVERLMIMVPGNVIDATQASLALQVRPAATPSQQPVATTSPILSHAYDSLRDARNAFEKEYIGRKLREHHWNISRTAEDLKIERSHLHRKIKLLDVEMRPEV
- the purM gene encoding phosphoribosylformylglycinamidine cyclo-ligase, which gives rise to MTTYRDAGVDIDAGDEFVDRIKPLVRSTFRPEVLTELGGFGGLFRLQAKKYEDPVLVSGTDGVGTKLKVAFAMDCHETVGIDLVAMCVNDIAVSGAEPLFFLDYFATGKLTAPKAEAVLKGIAEGCRQAGCALIGGETAEMPSMYADGEYDLAGFAVGVVDRSKIIDGRTIAPGDVLIGLASTGLHSNGYSLARRVLFEQANLTVTSRVPELDRPLGDVLLTPTRIYAKQILTLIQEHSIKGIAHITGGGITENLPRVLPPGVRAQVRRSAWDAPPIFGVIAELGAVARDEMYRVFNMGIGLILVVPPDAADAVMHHATASGDKGFRIGSIVSANDGGPLVEYVE
- the purN gene encoding phosphoribosylglycinamide formyltransferase, with the protein product MSSKRATPLRVAVLASGRGSNLQAVIDAIEAKQVNTRIVAVITNKQDAQALERARKHGLNGLFVDPKPFVGRPDSREAYDLKLLEILRQHDTELVLLAGYMKIVTAVLVKAYANRMMNIHPSLLPSFPGLDVQKKTIDWGCKLAGCTVHFVTEGVDEGPIILQAAVPVLDHDTPETLATRILEQEHKIYPRAVQLFAEGRLHVDGRRVLIDDAKPDGQAIISPA
- a CDS encoding sulfite exporter TauE/SafE family protein gives rise to the protein MGWHSLLAIAAGVPIGFQLGMTGTGGALLAVPLLVYVVGVSVQQAAAMSLVVVAVSSLFGAWEHARARQVKINVTLAFTWTGMLGAWGGAYGHHFIPEEILLIAFGFLLLLARWSIIRQAEILSGTEAQSTCAEDFPRRCLLKASGIGLVVGMLNGFFGVDGGFMIVAALVLTLGFLPRLAIGTSLSIIAPIALAGILGHLEFGILDLQLTGLVLLGSVVGLLLGVRLGQFASPRITSRVAASITASIALALILLNTAKLAGLY